Proteins encoded together in one Triticum dicoccoides isolate Atlit2015 ecotype Zavitan chromosome 7B, WEW_v2.0, whole genome shotgun sequence window:
- the LOC119340369 gene encoding L-lactate dehydrogenase B-like, protein MSLMRKEASSLSELGFDVDKGAGLFRQVPSSGHDGEMTPLQPCERLTKVSVIGAGNVGMAIAQTILTQGLADEIALVDAEADRVRGEMLDLQHAAAFLPRVRIVAGTDVLALTRGSDLAIITVPRETAAASRMDQLRRNVALLREVVPAVAEGSPESLLLVVSNPVDVLAYAAWKLSGFPSSRVIGSGTDLDSARLRCLLAEHLGVGAQDVQAYMVGEHGDAALALWSSVRVGGMPVLSYLQKTHSSFDAEALEGIRRAVVGGAREVIGLKGYTSWAIGYSVASLARSLLRDQRRVHPVSVLAKGFVPGDAHEVFLSLPARLGRRGVLGVAAELELTGDEETTLRRSAETLWGYCQALGL, encoded by the coding sequence ATGAGCCTGATGAGGAAGGAGGCGTCCTCGCTGTCAGAGCTCGGCTTCGACGTCGACAAGGGCGCGGGCTTGTTCCGGCAGGTTCCCTCGTCCGGCCACGACGGGGAAATGACCCCGCTGCAGCCGTGTGAGCGGCTCACCAAGGTGTCCGTCATCGGCGCCGGCAACGTGGGCATGGCCATCGCGCAGACCATCCTGACGCAGGGACTCGCCGACGAGATCGCGCTCGTGGACGCCGAGGCCGACAGGGTCCGCGGTGAGATGCTGGACCTGCAGCACGCCGCGGCGTTCCTCCCGCGCGTCCGCATCGTCGCCGGAACCGACGTCCTCGCGCTCACCAGGGGCTCTGACCTGGCCATCATCACGGTGCCCAGGGAGACAGCGGCGGCGTCACGGATGGACCAGCTGAGGAGGAACGTGGCGCTGCTGAGGGAGGTCGTGCCGGCGGTGGCGGAGGGGTCGCCGGAGTCGCTTCTGCTGGTGGTGTCGAACCCGGTGGACGTGCTGGCGTACGCGGCGTGGAAGCTATCGGGGTTCCCGTCGAGCCGCGTGATCGGCTCCGGCACGGACCTCGACTCCGCCAGGCTCCGGTGCCTCCTGGCCGAGCACCTCGGCGTGGGCGCGCAGGACGTGCAGGCGTACATGGTCGGCGAGCACGGAGACGCCGCGCTGGCGTTGTGGTCGAGCGTCCGCGTCGGCGGCATGCCGGTGCTGAGCTACCTCCAGAAGACCCACTCGTCGTTCGATGCGGAGGCCCTGGAGGGGATCCGGCGGGCGGTGGTGGGCGGGGCGCGCGAGGTGATCGGGCTCAAGGGGTACACGTCCTGGGCCATCGGCTACTCGGTGGCCAGTCTGGCCAGGTCGCTCCTCCGCGACCAGCGGCGCGTCCACCCGGTGTCGGTGCTCGCCAAGGGCTTCGTCCCCGGCGATGCCCACGAGGTCTTCCTTAGCCTCCCGGCCAGGCTCGGGCGCCGCGGCGTGCTCGGGGTCGCCGCGGAGCTGGAGCTCACCGGCGACGAAGAAACGACGCTCCGCCGGTCCGCGGAGACGCTCTGGGGCTACTGTCAGGCGCTCGGCCTATAA
- the LOC119340370 gene encoding lipid transfer protein EARLI 1-like produces the protein MAASRTSSMAVAMMAVVAVLLCAGGRPAEACNGHPCPSPAGNCPVNAVKLAVCADVLDGLIHVVLGQSPPKQPCCSLISGLVDLDAAACVCLAINANVLGINVDVDVDLTLLLNYCDCKVPKGFRCA, from the coding sequence ATGGCGGCATCCAGGACGAGCAGCATGGCCGTGGCAATGATGGCGGTCGTGGCCGTGCTCCTGTGCGCGGGCGGGCGGCCGGCGGAGGCGTGCAACGGCCACCCGTGCCCGTCGCCGGCGGGCAATTGCCCCGTGAACGCGGTGAAGCTGGCGGTGTGCGCGGACGTGCTGGACGGGCTGATCCACGTGGTGCTAGGGCAGTCGCCGCCCAAGCAGCCGTGCTGCTCCCTCATCTCCGGCCTGGTGGACCTGGATGCCGCCGCCTGCGTCTGCCTCGCCATCAACGCCAACGTCCTCGGCATCAACGTCGACGTCGACGTCGACCTCACGCTGCTGCTCAACTACTGCGACTGCAAGGTGCCCAAGGGCTTCCGCTGCGCTTGA